The following proteins are encoded in a genomic region of Gimesia algae:
- a CDS encoding RNA polymerase sigma factor, which produces MSLSNHSKSDELTRLVDEHYQLLFRYAYRLSGERTDAEDLTQQTYLIAQKKLSQLRDPKLARSWLCTILRNLFLKKVSQKNNAVSLSLTFDLASEVTTTPELTSQELQKALDELSEEFRIPLLMYYFEERSYKEISTELSIPVGTVMSRLSRAKSFLQERFSEPLQDVTAIHS; this is translated from the coding sequence ATGTCATTATCGAACCACAGCAAATCAGATGAACTGACAAGACTGGTTGATGAACATTATCAGCTACTGTTTCGTTATGCGTATCGTTTGTCTGGTGAGAGGACCGATGCCGAAGATCTCACGCAGCAGACATATTTGATCGCCCAGAAAAAATTGTCACAACTGCGTGATCCGAAGCTGGCCCGGTCGTGGCTTTGTACGATCTTGAGAAACCTGTTTCTGAAAAAAGTATCACAAAAGAATAACGCAGTCTCTTTGAGTCTGACATTTGATCTGGCTTCTGAAGTAACGACAACACCAGAGCTGACTTCACAGGAGTTACAGAAAGCCCTGGATGAACTGTCCGAGGAATTTCGGATTCCTTTATTAATGTACTATTTTGAAGAACGATCCTACAAAGAGATCTCCACTGAATTATCAATTCCGGTGGGAACAGTGATGAGCCGGTTGTCGAGAGCAAAGTCATTTTTACAGGAGCGGTTTTCAGAACCATTACAAGATGTCACTGCGATTCATTCATAA
- a CDS encoding Hsp70 family protein, with product MQKIQAVGIDLGTTYSCITHLNEHGEPVTIPNQEGEMSTPSVAMFDGAEVIVGTEALRHAIVNPRNVVQHAKRFLGEPNFRWEIDGRYFTPRDISAFILKKLLAAAEERIGPIESAVITVPAQFSDLQRQETIAAGKQAGLKQVDLINEPVAAALCYVLGAEGMWFAELAEEQSILVYDLGGGTFDLSLVKYQKDEVNVIASGGDLKLGGIDWNNKLQATIAEQFSGEFGVNPANDPESLQYLANEVEQAKRSLTVRPKTTLACQVGSQRKTYQITQSQFEQLTKGLVDQTTSITKALLKDNNMGWARVDVVLTTGGSSRMPMVRDALKQASGTTPNLSLPPDQSIAHGAAYYSGMLLSNREYAESILTSEAASRLAKMKQHSVNARSLGFLVRDQSGQQRIPHYILPANTKLPASVKHTYGTVSPNQRRVHLKLIESGASQDEPFVILGNCVVEGLPADLPVDSKIEVLMEYDAEARVHVSARDCTSGKEAKIEITHEQNLVQQTLNGTSQSLPANTEVKSENAEDPLILDDILNQAESINQPKKTTQPPAQPPVSTQSKPAKRGLDSSERPVALCNQCGEPQLGPPAANCSSPEQHTRGALSSKKHAPQKDPRGQQNSRGKTKGSPQTKRKRKTTSERSTSNSSASTSQKKARPKPNSQLDAAESEFWDLLEDV from the coding sequence ATGCAGAAAATACAGGCAGTTGGAATCGATCTGGGAACTACTTATTCCTGTATTACGCACCTGAATGAGCATGGGGAACCGGTCACGATCCCCAATCAGGAAGGGGAAATGTCCACTCCCTCTGTTGCCATGTTTGATGGTGCGGAGGTGATTGTCGGCACAGAAGCTTTACGGCATGCCATAGTGAATCCCCGGAATGTGGTCCAGCATGCCAAACGTTTTCTGGGTGAACCGAATTTTCGCTGGGAAATAGATGGTCGTTACTTCACACCTCGAGATATCTCTGCATTTATCTTGAAAAAGCTGCTGGCAGCCGCGGAGGAACGTATTGGACCCATCGAGTCGGCCGTCATTACGGTGCCAGCTCAGTTCAGTGATCTCCAGCGACAGGAAACGATTGCCGCTGGTAAACAGGCGGGGCTGAAACAGGTAGATCTGATCAACGAACCTGTGGCGGCTGCATTGTGTTATGTGCTGGGGGCGGAAGGGATGTGGTTTGCCGAACTGGCCGAAGAGCAAAGCATTCTTGTTTACGACCTGGGGGGCGGTACCTTTGATCTTTCACTGGTGAAATATCAAAAAGATGAAGTCAATGTCATCGCCAGTGGCGGGGATTTGAAGCTGGGGGGAATTGACTGGAACAATAAACTGCAGGCAACGATCGCAGAACAGTTTTCAGGAGAGTTCGGTGTCAATCCTGCGAATGATCCGGAAAGCCTGCAGTATCTGGCGAATGAAGTGGAGCAGGCCAAACGCAGTCTGACTGTTCGACCAAAAACAACTCTGGCCTGTCAGGTGGGGTCGCAACGCAAAACATATCAGATTACGCAATCTCAATTCGAGCAGCTTACTAAAGGGCTCGTCGATCAGACCACCAGCATTACCAAGGCATTACTGAAAGACAACAACATGGGCTGGGCTCGTGTGGATGTCGTGCTGACAACGGGTGGATCCTCCCGGATGCCGATGGTTCGTGATGCCTTGAAGCAGGCGAGTGGAACCACGCCGAATCTGTCCCTCCCTCCTGATCAGTCCATAGCGCATGGGGCCGCTTATTATTCCGGGATGTTGTTGAGCAACCGTGAATATGCAGAATCCATTCTGACATCCGAAGCAGCCAGTCGTCTGGCAAAAATGAAACAGCACAGTGTGAACGCCCGGTCGCTGGGTTTCCTGGTTCGAGATCAATCCGGGCAGCAACGCATTCCTCACTACATTCTGCCGGCGAACACCAAGCTCCCTGCATCGGTCAAGCATACCTATGGAACAGTTTCACCCAATCAGCGGCGTGTACATCTGAAATTAATCGAGAGTGGTGCTTCTCAGGATGAACCGTTTGTGATTCTGGGAAACTGTGTGGTTGAGGGACTCCCCGCTGATTTACCCGTGGATTCAAAAATTGAAGTATTAATGGAATACGATGCAGAGGCCCGGGTACACGTTTCCGCCAGGGACTGCACGAGTGGAAAAGAAGCGAAAATAGAAATCACCCACGAACAGAATCTGGTGCAGCAGACTCTCAACGGGACAAGTCAATCTTTGCCTGCAAATACTGAGGTCAAATCAGAAAATGCGGAAGATCCTCTGATACTGGACGATATTCTGAATCAGGCTGAATCAATCAATCAACCGAAAAAAACGACTCAACCACCAGCGCAGCCTCCGGTATCTACACAGTCCAAGCCGGCAAAACGGGGACTGGACAGCTCGGAGCGTCCCGTAGCATTGTGCAATCAATGTGGTGAACCACAACTGGGACCACCCGCTGCAAATTGCTCTTCACCTGAGCAACACACCCGAGGGGCGCTGTCATCAAAAAAACACGCGCCTCAGAAAGACCCAAGAGGCCAGCAAAACTCGCGGGGAAAAACAAAGGGTTCACCACAAACAAAGCGAAAACGAAAAACGACTTCCGAGCGATCCACTTCGAACTCTTCTGCTTCAACGTCGCAAAAAAAAGCGCGGCCAAAACCAAACAGTCAACTGGATGCTGCGGAAAGCGAATTCTGGGATCTGCTTGAGGATGTCTGA
- a CDS encoding lactonase family protein gives MRVLLQCCLMMIGVCMFLDVPCKAGSYAYISLGGEKKIAIYQLNEETGTLTHLEDVPLEGAPGCLEVDPQKKYLFASVRTAQKFMSFSIDPRTGKLNLISSIPAGGNAAYIATDKSGGYLFSAYYGEGKVAVHRLGKQGQILEEILQTIPTEKNAHAILPDQKNQFVFVPHTGPNAIYQFLWDENQGVLKANSPSKLSAAADLEPRHLAVSQDNRFLYFDNEKGSSVTAYKLNADAGTLTAFQTVSTLPADFDGKNTCADIELSPSGDYLYASNRGHNSIACFAVDQKTGRLKSIGQAATEDTPRSFNIDPTGRFLYAAGQKNGKLAAYKISPENGTLERFATYEVGKSPSWVEIVKFP, from the coding sequence ATGCGCGTTTTACTTCAGTGCTGTCTGATGATGATAGGGGTCTGTATGTTCTTGGATGTTCCCTGTAAAGCGGGAAGTTATGCTTACATCTCTCTGGGGGGAGAGAAGAAGATTGCCATCTATCAGCTGAATGAAGAGACGGGGACTCTGACGCATCTTGAAGACGTTCCACTGGAGGGAGCACCCGGTTGCCTGGAAGTCGATCCCCAAAAGAAATATCTGTTTGCTTCCGTCCGGACTGCACAGAAATTTATGAGTTTTTCCATTGATCCGCGAACCGGAAAGCTGAATCTCATTTCCAGTATTCCGGCAGGAGGCAACGCCGCTTATATTGCGACTGATAAATCAGGCGGATACCTGTTCTCGGCGTATTACGGCGAAGGAAAAGTGGCCGTGCATCGCCTGGGAAAACAGGGGCAGATACTGGAGGAGATTCTGCAGACCATTCCAACTGAGAAAAATGCACATGCTATTTTACCCGACCAGAAAAATCAGTTCGTATTTGTTCCTCATACCGGCCCGAATGCGATCTATCAGTTTCTCTGGGACGAAAACCAGGGAGTATTAAAAGCAAATTCTCCCTCAAAGCTCTCGGCGGCGGCTGACTTGGAGCCTCGCCATCTGGCGGTATCACAGGATAACCGATTTCTCTACTTTGATAATGAAAAAGGAAGTTCTGTTACTGCTTACAAACTCAATGCAGACGCGGGAACTCTGACAGCCTTCCAGACCGTTTCGACGTTACCCGCTGACTTTGATGGGAAAAATACCTGTGCCGATATCGAACTGTCACCGTCCGGTGATTATTTATATGCCTCGAATAGGGGGCATAACAGCATTGCCTGTTTCGCCGTCGATCAAAAGACCGGGCGGTTGAAGTCGATCGGTCAGGCTGCTACAGAAGATACGCCGCGCTCATTCAATATCGATCCGACGGGGCGCTTTCTGTATGCGGCTGGGCAGAAAAATGGAAAACTGGCTGCGTACAAAATCTCGCCTGAAAACGGAACCCTGGAACGGTTTGCGACCTATGAAGTGGGAAAATCTCCTTCCTGGGTGGAGATTGTCAAGTTTCCCTGA
- the menC gene encoding o-succinylbenzoate synthase: protein MKIERIELYHVAMPLIYPWRTAYGEDSAIHSVLCRMISGSVEGWGESTPLAAPCYSPEWAGGVFHTVSEWLAPAVIGQEFESGDALQETLSLYKGNSFAKAALDNAWWSLHSRISGVPLHTALGATRDEVPVGADFGVMDHLDDLVEAVGTAVAEKFPRIKLKFRPGWDVPMLQAVRTSFPDDIFHIDCNSGYRLSDVALFQAIDEFQLAMIEQPLQHDDLTDHRELQKQIRTPVCLDESITNPLRARQAVDLKSGQYINVKPGRVGGLTNAVKIHDLCQQAGIPCWVGGMLESATGASHCAALAMLDNFTYPADIFPSEKYYHEDLAQVPLSLSVTKEGVPGVKAFQELPDPDFKRLQSLTIQKKMISS, encoded by the coding sequence ATGAAAATTGAACGGATTGAATTGTATCATGTGGCGATGCCTCTGATTTATCCCTGGCGGACCGCATATGGCGAAGATTCAGCCATTCATTCTGTCCTGTGCCGCATGATCAGTGGATCTGTGGAAGGCTGGGGAGAAAGTACTCCGCTGGCGGCTCCCTGCTACAGTCCGGAATGGGCCGGCGGTGTGTTTCATACGGTATCTGAATGGCTGGCACCGGCTGTGATCGGTCAGGAGTTTGAAAGTGGAGATGCCTTGCAGGAAACGCTGTCACTCTACAAAGGTAATTCGTTTGCCAAGGCTGCTCTGGATAATGCCTGGTGGAGTCTGCACAGCCGGATTTCAGGAGTTCCTTTGCATACCGCGTTGGGAGCGACACGCGACGAAGTTCCCGTTGGTGCTGATTTTGGAGTCATGGATCATCTGGACGATTTAGTCGAAGCCGTAGGAACTGCGGTCGCAGAAAAATTCCCCCGCATCAAACTCAAATTTCGTCCGGGTTGGGATGTTCCGATGCTGCAAGCGGTGAGAACTTCCTTTCCCGATGACATATTTCACATTGACTGTAACAGTGGCTATCGTCTGAGTGATGTTGCTCTGTTCCAGGCGATTGATGAGTTTCAGCTGGCGATGATTGAGCAGCCACTACAGCACGATGATCTCACAGATCACCGCGAGTTGCAGAAACAGATTCGAACCCCTGTCTGTCTGGATGAGAGCATTACCAATCCTCTGCGTGCCCGGCAGGCAGTCGATTTAAAAAGTGGTCAGTATATAAATGTGAAACCCGGGCGTGTCGGTGGACTGACGAATGCCGTCAAAATTCATGACCTGTGCCAGCAGGCAGGCATTCCCTGCTGGGTGGGAGGCATGCTGGAAAGTGCTACCGGTGCCTCACATTGTGCCGCTCTGGCGATGTTGGATAATTTCACTTACCCGGCTGATATTTTCCCCAGTGAAAAGTATTACCATGAAGATCTCGCCCAGGTTCCTTTATCACTTTCAGTGACGAAAGAGGGGGTTCCGGGAGTCAAAGCGTTTCAGGAATTACCGGATCCGGATTTCAAACGATTACAGTCACTGACCATTCAGAAAAAAATGATCAGTTCCTGA